From Zingiber officinale cultivar Zhangliang chromosome 5B, Zo_v1.1, whole genome shotgun sequence, the proteins below share one genomic window:
- the LOC121985422 gene encoding FRIGIDA-like protein 3, producing the protein MADTKIVATLIDSTTTKIQQLHQAFAELESHSAISLNLKWKELEEHFHGLEKSLKKRFVELEDQEKEYATQFMETQEMLEKRKATVVAKELSSLDKLQEKRDAALAALFDQYKTCSPEPIANVRDAMADSRDTVADVISEEKCCVTPANSGLDVCSTENGNAGSEHPSELVKLCEEMDVEGLHKFVSDNRKNLNSIREELPFALKSAPNPFTLVLDSLNGFYTRENLGSKKDGNLLGQRRTCLMLMESLELLLADGIQDSLSDKQILTPDIKEKAKVIAKEWKLKLDHLDIEASSGNSLEAHAFLQLLATFDIISEFEQDEICKLMPAVTRRRQTVDLCRSLGLSHKMLGLIELLQNSGRQIEAVNLAYAFELTEQFAPVPLLKEYLKEARRVSQVKAGSMSPGAQNEMNERELSALKAVIKCIEEHKLEEQYPIDPLQKRIVQLEKAKADKRRAAEAAKPQSKRPRAGGSIYNPRITSMPDKSFYRTPPERFAHPYDSPERFSYPYDRQYLYAAESHQPTLMGSTPYTVSSTHTLYYGNAHPVQYQTAYLH; encoded by the exons ATGGCTGATACAAAGATAGTTGCTACACTTATTGATTCTACTACTACAAAGATACAGCAATTACATCAGGCATTTGCTGAACTTGAGAGTCACAGTGCCATTTCTCTGAACCTAAAATGGAAAGAACTCGAAGAACATTTTCATGGCCTCGAGAAGTCTCTAAAGAAAAGGTTTGTTGAGTtggaagatcaggagaaggaaTATGCTACACAGTTCATGGAGACCCAAGAGATGTTGGAGAAACGGAAGGCTACTGTTGTAGCCAAGGAGCTTTCGTCACTTGATAAACTACAGGAAAAGAGAGACGCTGCTCTTGCAGCTTTATTTGACCAATACAAAACCTGTTCCCCAGAACCCATTGCTAATGTCAGAGATGCCATGGCTGATTCCAGAGATACCGTAGCCGATGTTATTTCAGAAGAGAAATGCTGTGTTACACCAGCTAATTCTGGCTTAGATGTGTGCTCTACAGAAAATGGAAATGCAGGCAGTGAACATCCCTCAGAGCTGGTGAAACTCTGTGAAGAAATGGATGTGGAAGGATTACATAAGTTTGTCTCAGATAATaggaaaaacttaaattccatacgTGAAGAACTCCCATTTGCACTTAAAAGTGCACCCAATCCTTTCACTCTAGTTTTGGATTCCCTAAACGGCTTCTACACCAGAGAGAATCTTGGATCAAAGAAGGATGGGAACCTTTTGGGCCAGCGAAGGACTTGTCTCATGTTAATGGAATCACTTGAACTGTTATTGGCAgatggcatacaagattcattaTCAGATAAGCAAATATTGACACCAGATATCAAAGAAAAGGCAAAGGTAATAGCCAAGGAATGGAAGCTGAAATTGGATCACCTGGACATTGAAGCCAGCAGCGGAAACTCATTGGAAGCACATGCATTTCTTCAGCTTTTGGCTACTTTTGATATTATCTCAGAATTTGAGCAAGATGAAATCTGCAAACTAATGCCAGCTGTTACACGACGTCGTCAAACTGTCGACTTGTGTCGTTCACTTGGTTTGTCACATAAGATGCTAG GTTTGATTGAACTTCTTCAGAATAGTGGGAGGCAAATTGAGGCTGTTAATCTTGCATATGCATTTGAGCTTACAGAACAATTCGCTCCAGTGCCATTGCTGAAAGAGTATCTAAAGGAGGCAAGAAGAGTATCCCAGGTCAAAGCTGGAAGCATGTCACCTGGAGCACAG AATGAAATGAATGAACGTGAATTATCTGCTCTTAAAGCTGTCATCAAATGCATTGAGGAACATAAGCTCGAGGAGCAATACCCAATTGATCCACTTCAGAAGCGCATCGTACAGCTAGAGAAAGCAAAGGCTGACAAGAGGAGGGCTGCTGAAGCTGCAAAGCCCCAGTCCAAGAGGCCTCGTGCCGGCGGAAGCATTTACAATCCTCGTATTACCAGCATGCCTGACAAAAGCTTCTACCGGACACCGCCTGAGAGGTTTGCACACCCATACGACAGCCCCGAGCGGTTCTCTTACCCATACGATAGACAGTATCTCTATGCTGCTGAAAGTCATCAACCTACTCTGATGGGATCGACTCCATACACCGTCTCCTCTACGCATACCCTGTACTACGGAAATGCTCACCCAGTCCAGTACCAGACTGCTTATTTGCACTAA